In Streptomyces sannanensis, the DNA window GAAGGCGGCAAGGAGCAGGGCCTCGGTGGATTCGGGCAGGCCCATGTGGCCCAGTTTATTGACGGCCTGGACGGTCGTACGGTCCATGAGTTCCAGCAGGGACGGCACATGGCCACGTGCCATGATCTCGCAGACGGCTTCGCAGGCGGCGGCCGCGGAGGGGAACTCGGCGGCGAGGACGAGCTGCTGCGGGGGGCTGGGCTTGAGGGCGAGCACGGCCCGTACGACGATACCGAGGCTGCCCTCCGAGCCGACGAAAAGACGGGTCAGGTCGTATCCGGCGACGCCCTTGGCGGTGCGGCGACCGGTGCGCATCAGGCGGCCGTCGGCGAGGACGACGTCGAGGCCGAGGACGTACTCGGCGGTGACACCGTACTTGACGCAGCACAGGCCGCCGGAGGCGGTGCCGATGTTGCCGCCGATGGTGCACTGCTCCCAACTGGACGGGTCGGGCGGGTAGTAGAGGCCGTGCTCGGCGACGGCCCGGGAGAGCACGGCGTTGACGACCCCCGGTTCGACGACGGCGATCCGGTCGACGGGGCTGATCTCCAGAATGCGGTCCATCTTGACGAGGGAGAGCACGATGCAGCCGTCGCTGGCGTTGGCCCCGCCGGACAGGCCGGTGCGGGCGCCCTGCGGCACGACGGGGACACGCAGGTCGGTCGCGGTCCGCATGATGTGCTGGACCTGTTCGACGGTGCGCGGCAGCACGACGACGGCGGGGGCGCCGGCTTCGCAGAAGCTCGCCATGTCGTGGGCGTAGGAGGCGGTGACGTCGGGGTCGGTGATCAGCGCCTCGTCCGGCAGACCCGCGCGAAGCTGCTCCAGGAGCTCCAGGTGATCGTCCATGATCTCAGCGTGGCACTTCGGGGCCATCGGTGTGAACCCTTGCGCCATCCGCTCGGCAACGAGGGATGTGATCTTCATATTGCCGCACAGTGACGCCATGGACGATGCCATGGACAGGCAGCAGAGACGTGCCGAGCGTGCCGTGAAGCGGGTCGCACTCGGCTCGCTCACCGGGGCGGTGCTGCTCTCGGGGGCGCTCGTCTACGTCCCGTGGCCATGGCTGAACGGTCCCCCACCGCCCGCGCCCGGCCCCGCCGGACGGGCGATGGCGGCCGCGGACACGGGCGCCCCGGCCTCCCCCGCCGATCTGTCCGCGCTCATCAAGGAGCGCGGAGCTTGGCTGCGTAGGCATCCGGAGGACGACGCCGCCTGGGCGGTGCTCGGTTCGGCGTATGTGGAGCGGGGGCGCGCGACAGCCGACTCGACGGACTACCCGAAGGCGGAGTCGGCGCTGCGCCGCTCGCTCGCCGTACGCCCGGCGGAGACGGGCAACACCGCCGCGCTGCTGGGCCTGGCGGCGCTCGCCAACGCCCGGCACGACTTCGGCGCCGCGAGGAAGTGGGCGGAGGAGGTCCGGGAGCGGGAGCCGGAGCGGTGGACGGTGTATCCGGTGCTGGTCGAGGCGTACAGCGGGCTCGGCGACTACAAGAACGCGGGCACGGCCCTGGAGAAGCTGAAGAAGCTGCGGCCCGGTTCCCTCGCCCGGACGGTCGCCGCGCGGGTCTACTGGGACCGCGGCTGGCGCGAGGACGCCTCCGTCGCCGTCGGCGACGCGGTGGCGTACGCCGACACCCCGGCGCTGGAGGCCGACTGTCTGCGCCGCCTCGCCGATCTGCAGTGGGAGCGCGGCGAGCCCCAGGACGCGCTCGTCCGTTACGAGGCCGCGCTGCGGCTCGACCCCGCACTGCACCAGGCGCTCGCCGGACGGGCGCGGGCGCTGGTGGCGCTGGACCGTACGGACGAGGCGCTGCGCGTGTACGGGGAGCTGGTGGCGAAGACGCCGCTGCCCGAGTACCTGCTGGAATTGGGCGAGCTGTACGAGGCGCGGGGCGCGGACGACGACGCGCTGGCGCAGTACCGGCTGCTGCGGGACCGGCTTTCGCGGGATGCGGCCCAGGGGGTGAACCAGGCGCTGGTACTGGGGCTCTTCGAGGCGGACCACGGCGATTCGGCCGAAGCGGTGCGGCAGCTGAAGGCGGAGTGGAACCGGCACAAGAGCATCGACGTCGCGGACGCGCTGGGCTGGGCGCTGCACCGGAACGGCGACGACAAGCAGGCGGTGCCCTTCGCGCGCAAGGCCACCGAGCAGGGGCGGCGCAGCGCGCTGTTCGCGTACCACCGGGGCGAGATCGAGCGGACCCTGGGCCTGGACGGCCCGGCACGCAGCCATCTGGCGGAGGCCACCCGCACCAATCCGTACTTCTCGCCGCTCCGGGCACGCGCGATCGAGTACGCGCTGGCGGCGCTGGGGGATCCGCCGCCGGGCGGGCCGGAGGAGATCGACCCGCCGTGGTGGGCACCGCAGTATCAGCCGGTACAGAAGCCGCGGAAGCCGGCGAAGCCAGGGAAGCCCGGGAAACCGTCGAAGCGGGCGGAGCCGACGAAGCCCGCGGAGCCGACGAAGCCCGCGGAACCTGCGAAGCCGGCGGACCCGACGGCGTTGCCGAAGCCCGGCGTCTCTCCCCCGGCCGCCCCCGCCCCGAAGCCGGGGGCGGGCTCCCCGGGACAGGCCGGGTCTTCCTCGTCAGGCGCGGTGGACGCGGCGGATCAGCCGGGAGACGGCGAACCAAAGGACGGTGACCACGGCCCGGGCCACGAGGAACTGCAGCACTAGAAGACCGATGAAGATCTTGCTCCGACCGCCTGACTCGCCCCGGATTGCCAGTAAATGCCAATCGCCATGAACCGGTGCAAGCCGGGCACGATTCCAAGATCTTCAGGACACTCCTAGGGCGTGTTTCGAAAGTAGCGTCGTCCGCCCGGAGGGCGGGGTCGGGGGCGTCTGGTGCGTGCGATCGCAAGGCGGAGGGAGGAGAGCGCAGCGGGCTGCGCCGACGACCGACAACGCGGCGAGCGTGCGTGCCGGGCGTTCCCGACCAGGCGGGACTTTCGAAACACGCCCTAGAAGACCGGTGAAGATCTTGCTCCGACCGCCCGACTCGCCCCGGATTGCCAGTAAATGTCAATCGCCATGAACCGGTGCAAGCCGGGCGCGATTCCAAGATCCCCAGGACACTCCTAGGCGTCCTGTCGCCCTCGCTCCGGACAATGGCCGTGACGCCGGGGCCGCCGATCCACCAGAAGAACACCACGATGCCCAGGACCCCGGCGGCGAGTCCACCGAGCACGTCCTTGACCCAGTTCAGCATCCCCCGGCCCCCGTATGCCTGTTCGTACGTGATCAACCACGTCGGCATGGACGGCGGGCGCCCCGGCCCCGACTTTCCGGGCTCGGTCCTCCCCCGGACTTCGTCCGGGGGAGGACCCCTGGGGGCGCTCAAGGCTGTGCCGACGGCTCGACCACGCGGCGGAGCCGCATGTCGACGCAGCCTCGGGTCCCTCGCACGGCGGAGCCGCATATCCGCACGAGCCCTCGGGACCCTGCGCGCTCCCCCAGCTACCTCCCCCAGCTACCTCCCCCAGCTACCGCTGGGGGTGCCCCCAGCGGTGCCCCCAGCGGTGCCCCCAGGGTGCATCCGGGGTGCATCCGGGGTGCAGGGTGCTCCCACTCCCTTTCACCGTGCCGATATGCGCCTCAGGCGCGTGGAGCCGCGCTCCCTTCGGCTCACTCGCCGTGCGGCAGTAGCGGGCCTCGGGGCGCGTCCCGGCCCACGGGCGGATTCCGTGGGATCAGAGGTTGCCGCGCTTGGCCTGCTCGCGCTCGATCGCCTCGAACAGTGCCTTGAAGTTGCCCTTGCCGAAGCCCATCGAGCCGTGCCGCTCGATGAGTTCGAAGAACACCGTCGGACGGTCCTGGACCGGCTTGGTGAAGATCTGCAGCAGATAGCCGTCCTCGTCGCGGTCGGCCAGGATCTTCAGCTCACGCAGCGTCTCGACGGGCACGCGGGTGTCGCCGACCCACTCGCCGAGGGTGTCGTAGTACGAGTCCGGGGTGTCCAGGAACTGCACGCCGGCCGCGCGCATGGTGCGTACGGTCTCGACGATGTCGTTCGTGGCGAGCGCGACGTGCTGGACGCCGGCGCCGCCGTAGAACTCCAGGTACTCGTCGATCTGCGACTTCTTCTTCGCGATCGCGGGCTCGTTGATCGGGAACTTCACCTTCAGGGTGCCGTCGGCGACGACCTTTGACATGAGGGCGGAGTACTCGGTGGCGATGTCATCGCCCACGAACTCCTTCATGTTGGTGAAGCCCATGACCTTGTTGTAGAAGCCGACCCACTCGTTCATCCTGCCGAGCTCGACATTGCCGACGCAGTGGTCGATGGCCTGGAAGGTGCGCTTGGCGGGCGGCTCGACGATCGGGCTCGCGGGGACGAAACCGGGCAGGTACGGGCCGTCGTAGCCGGAGCGGTCGACGAGGGTGTGGCGGGTCTGGCCGTAGGTGGCGATCGCGGCGAGGACGACGGTGCCGTTCTCGTCCTTCACCTCGTACGGCTCGGCGATGCCGCGGGCGCCGTGCTCGACGGCGTAGGCGTAGGCGGCGCGGGCGTCCGGCACCTCGATGGCGAGGTCGATGACGCCGTCGCCGTGCTCGGCGACATGGTCGGCGAGGAAGCGGCCCCAGTCGCTGGACGCCTTGATGACGGAGGTGAACACGAAGCGCGCGGAGCCGTTGGTCAGCACATAGCCGGCGGTCTCGCGGCTGCCCGTCTCCGGTCCGGAGTAGGCGACCAGCTTCATTCCGAAGGCCGTGGAGTAGTAGTGCGCGGCCTGCTTGGCGTTGCCGACGGCGAAGACGACCGCGTCCATTCCCTTCACCGGGAAGGGATCTGCCTCGCGCGCGGTGGTGGGCGTGGGGTCGATAGTCATCGAGTTATCTGCCATGGAGTGAGCGTCCCGCCGATCTACAGCATGCGCAATAGTTTGCTGTTTCACTGGGCATTCTGCTTGGTGGACGGCGCATAACGCCGGGCGTTCTGTACATGATGACCATCGAAAGGCCGGTCAGGGTGATCGATCATCTGGATGCACGACTCATCGTTCTGCTTGCCCGGGAGCCGAGGATCGGCGTACTGGAGGCTTCCCGGCGGCTGGGGGTGGCACGCGGGACCGTCCAGGCGCGGCTCGACCGGCTCCAGTCGAACGGGGTGATCAGGGGATTCGGCCCGCAGGTCGACCCGGCGGCACTGGGTTACCCGGTCACGGCATTCGCCACCCTGGAGATCAAGCAGGGCCAGGGCGCGGACGTACGGGCGCATCTGGCGACCGTGCCGGAGGTGTTGGAGCTGCACACGACGACGGGCCACGGCGACATGCTGTGCCGGCTGGTCGCCCGCTCGAACGCGGATCTCCAGCGGGTGATCGACCGGGTGGTCGGCTTCGAGGGCATCGTGCGGGCGTCGACGGCGATCGTGATGGAGAACCCGGTACCGCTCCGGATCATCCCGCTGGTGGAGGCGGCGGCGGAGGTCGAGGACTGAGACACGGATGGGTCGATTCCGCATCTTGGATTCACCGTGGCGCATCATAATGCAGCAGTCGTACGCTGAGATGCATGAGGACCACAGTCGACCTCCCGGAGGACCTTCTCCAGGAAGCCAAGCTCCGTGCGGCCCGAAAACGGGTGACGGTGAGTGCGGTGATAGAGGACGCGATGCGGATGGCGTTCGCCCGGGACGCGCCTGCGGCGACGAACATCGTCACCTTGCCCACCTACGGCGAGGGCGGGCTGCGCCCCGGTGTGAGCCTGGACGACAACTCCGCCCTGCTCGACATCATGGAGGGCATCGAATGATCTTCTGTGATGTCAATGTCCTCGTATACGCATTCCGTCGGGACACTGAGGACCACCAGGCACACCATGCCTGGCTTCAGGACCGGCTCAACGGGGACGAACCCGTAGCGATCAACTCCGTGGTCGCAAGCGGGTTCGTCCGCGTCGTCACCCACCCCAGGATCTTCCCGAACCCGGCACCTACAGCGGTCGCTCTGGACTTCCTCGACGCAATGCGTCAGTCCCCTGTAGCCGTTCCTCTGCGCGAAGGTCCCCGCCACTGGGAAATCTTCGACAGGCTGTGCCGGAAAGTCGGCGCGCGGGGCAACCTCGTCCCCGACACCTACCTGGCCGCGCTCGCCATCGAGTCGGGCTCAACCCTCTACAGTTGCGACCGCGGCTTCGCCCGATTCCCGGGACTGCGGTTCACGCATCCGCTCGACGCTTAGAGTCGTCTCGCTCTTCGGCGGTTTCGCTCTGCTGGGCGCGCTGCTGTACGGAGCGTTCGGCGACCGCGTCCTGCGGCGGGCCGTATTCGCCGGGGCGTTCCTGCTCTCCGGGGCGCCGCGGTTCGTGGTGGCGGCGCTGACGGACGGCACCCTCCCGCTCGCCGTGACGATGGCGATCGGCGGACTGGATGCGGGCGTGCTCAACCCCATCCTGACCACGGTCGTCCACGAGCACGTACCGGAAGAGCTGCGCAGCAGGGTGTCGGGCGTGACCACGGCCGGCTGCGAGCCGGCCATGCCGCTGGGCGGCCTCGACGCCGGACTGCCGGCCGACCGGGCCGGGCTGACGGCCGCGCTGCTCACGCTCGGCGGGGTGTACCTGCTGACCAGGCTGAGCTCGCTGGTCTTCCCGTCCTGGCGGGCCATGGACGTCAGCGGTGCGGGACCGGGCCGCCCTTCTGGAGCGACTCGAAAGCGGACACCGCACCCTTCAGCGTCGTGACGGGGATCAGCTGCAATCCCTGGGGCAGTTCGACCTGGGCGTCGGCGCACTCGGCCTTCGGTACGAGGAAGACGGTCGCCCCGTCCCGCCGGGCGGCCTGGGTCTTCAGCAGTGCGGGACCGGGCCGCCCTTCTGGAGCGACTCGAGAGCGGACACCGCACCCTTCAGCGTCGTGACGGGGATCAGCTGCAATCCCTGGGGCAGTTCGACCTGGGCGTCGGCGCACTCGGCCTTCGGTACGAGGAAGACGGTCGCCCCGTCCCGCCGGGCGGCCTGGGTCTTCAGCGGCACACCGCCGACCGCGCCCACCGTGCCGTCGGCGGTGATGGTGCCCGTGCCTGCGACGACCCGGCCTCCGGTCAGATCCCCGCCGGAGCCGTTGCCCGCCAGCTTGTCGATGATGCCGAGCGAGAAGAGCAGCCCGGCGCTGGGCCCGCCGACGTCACCGAGGGACAGCTCGACCTTCACCTTGGACGGGTCCTCGCCGAGGTAGCTCAGGGCCGCCTTGGCCGCGTCCTCCTGGGACTCCTTCATCTCGGCGAGGTTGTGCTGCTCGATCGCCTTGTCGCTGCCGCCGGACGGATAGACCGATCCCCGCGGCATGACGGCCTGGTCCGTCCTGAACCAGGCGTCCACCACCTCGCCGAGGTCGATGTTCTCGGACGGGCCGGTCGCCTCGATCGTCGTCATCCGCAACTGGCCGCTGGTCTTGCGGACCGGCGCCCCGCTGACCGTGATCACCGGTTTGCCGTTGACGTCCCCCAGGACGTCCGCGGTCAGGCCGGGCTGCGCCACCGTGAACGGCAGCGGCGCGAACCCGGCGACGGCGAGCAGAGCGACGACGGGCACGGCACAGATGGCGAGGGTACGAAGACGCGTGTGACGATTGAGCACCGTGCAAATCTAGCCTGACGCGTCAGCGCAACGCGTCGGCGACCTCGCGGGCCGCGTCGACGACGCGCCGGCCCACCCGCTCGGGGACCGCGTCGGCGAGCATCACCACACCTACGCTGCCCTCGACGCCCGTCACCCCGAGCAGCGGCGCGGCCGCGCCGCTCGCACCGGCCTCCAGCTCGCCGTGGGTGAGCGTGTACCCCTGCGACGAGAGGGCGCCCTGGCGTGCCTCGAGGATCGCCTTGCCGGCGGCGCCCCGGTCCAGCGGGTGGCGGAACCCTGCCCGGTACGCCACGTGGTAGTCGGTCCAGGTCGGCTCGACGACCGCGACGGCGAGCGCGTCCGCGCCGTCGACCAGGGTCAGATGCGCGGTGGCCCCGATGTCCTCGGCGAGCGAGCGCAGCGCGGGCAGCGCGGCCTCGCGTACCAGCGGATGGACCTGCCGGCCCAGCCGCAGCACCCCGAGCCCCACACGGGCGCGGCCGCCCAAGTCGCGGCGTACCAGCGCGTGTTGCTCCAGGGTGGCGAGCAGACGGTAGACCACGGTGCGGTTGACGCCCAGCCTGTTGGACAGTTCGGTCACCGTCAGACCGTGGTCCGTGTCGGCGAGCAGCTTGAGGACTCGAAGCCCCCGGTCGAGCGTCTGGGAAGTCTCCGCGGTCACGACGCCCTCTCCTCCGTGGTGAGTGACGGCGGTTCTCTCTCGTGGCGCGGCGTCGCCGGTCCCGTTCGGCGACACACGAGAGGCCGCCGGCAAGACATGACACCGGCTGCGCTCCGCGGCGACGCTGCCACGGGGCGTGCATGTTGGCAGGACGGTAGCGAGAGGCTCCGCTCAGAGGAAGACTTCGTCCAGAATCCGGGCACGAAACGTGGGCGAAAGGCACATAAAACCTCGCCTCGTGAACGCGACCGGATGTTCACTTGCCGCTGTGTCACGGCGACTTGACCGCCGGCGCGTTCCGTTCGGTGCGGCGCTCGAATCAGCGCATACGGGTCGCCCACTCCTGGACCTTCTTGATCCGCTCCCGGATCTGGCCCGCCGTCGCCTCCGCGCTCGGCGGCCCTCCGCACACCCGGCGCAGCTCGGTGTGGATCACCCCGTGCGGCTTGCCGCTCTGGTGCACGTACGCGCTCACCATCGTGTTGAGCTGTTTGCGCAGCTCCAGCAGCTCCTTGTGCGAGACCACCGGCCGCCGTTCGGCCGGCAGCTCCAGCAGATCCGCCTCGGCGTCCGGCTTGCGGCGGCTGTGTGCGATCTGCCGGGCCTGCCGCTTCTGCAGCAGCAACTGCACCTGGTCGGGCTCCAGCAGCCCGGGGATGCCGAGGTAGTCCTGCTCCTCCTCGCTGCCGGGGTGCGCCTGCATGCCGAACTCGGCGCCGTTGTACATGACCCGGTCGAAGACCGCGTCGGACTCCAGGGCTTCGAACGGCAGCATGTCCTGCTCGCCGGTGTCCTCGTCCTGCTGCTTGTTGGCCTCGTCCATCTCCTTCTCGGACTCGGCGTAGGGGTCCTCCTCCTCGCCGTCCTTCTTCGGCCTGTCGAGGACGTGGTCGCGCTCGACCTCCATCTCGTTGGCGAAGCCGAGCAGCATGGGGATGGTGGGCAGGAAGACGGACGCCGTCTCACCGCGGCGACGCGACCGCACGAAACGGCCGACGGCCTGCGCGAAGAACAGCGGCGTCGAGATCGTCGTCGCGTACACGCCGACTGCGAGGCGCGGCACGTCGACGCCTTCGGACACCATGCGGACCGCGACCATCCAGCGGTCCTCGTTGCCGCTGAACTCGTCGATCCTCTTCGATGCGCCCGTGTCGTCGGAGAGGACGACGGTCGCCTTGTGCCCGGTGATCTCGCGGATCAGCTTGGCGTACGCCCGGGCCGAGTCCTGGTCGGTGGCGATGACCAGCGCGCCCGCGTCCGGGATGGACTTCCGCACCTCGGTGAGCCGCTGGTCGGCGGCGCGCAACACGTTCGGCATCCAGTCACCGCGCGGGTCGAGCGCGGTGCGCCAGGCCTGCGAGACGGCGTCCTTCGTCATGGGCTCGCCGAGCCGGGCCGCGATCTCGTCACCGGCCTTGGTGCGCCAGCGCATGTTGCCGCTGTAGCTCAGGAATATCACCGGCCGGACGACGTGGTCCCTGAGCGCGCTGCCGTAGCCGTACGTGTAGTCGGCCGCCGACCGCCGGATCCCGTCGTTGCCCTCCTCGTACGTCACGAAGGGGATGGGGTTGGTGTCGGACCGGAAGGGCGTACCGGTGAGTGCGAGGCGGCGGGTGGCCGGCTCGAAGGCCTCCAGGCAGGCCTCGCCCCACGACTTGCTGTCACCGGCGTGGTGGATCTCGTCCAGGATCACCAGCGTCTTGCGCTGCTCGGACCGGTTGCGGTGCAGCATCGGGCGCACTCCGACACCCGCGTACGTCACCGCGACCCCGTGGTACTCCCGGCTCAGCGGCCCGGCGCTGTACTCCGGGTCCAGCTTGATACCTATGCGCGCCGCGGCCTCGGCCCACTGCTTCTTCAGGTGCTCGGTGGGCGCGACGACCGTCACCTGCTGCACCACATGGTGGTGCAGCAGCCACGACGCGAGCGTCAGCGCGAAGGTGGTCTTGCCTGCGCCGGGGGTGGCGACGGCGAGGAAGTCACGGGGCTGCGTCTGGACGTACTTCTCCATGGCGCCCTGCTGCCAGGCGCGCAGCTTGCCGGCCGTACCCCAGGGGGCGCGGCCGGGGAAGGCGGGTGAGAGATGGTGGGAGGCGGTAGCAGTACTCACGGTCTCCGGTTCGAGGCTCTCGGCGGCACGGGCTTGCGTGGGACAACCGGGCCACCCTACCGGTGACCCGGACCCCTTCCCGGCCGGACGACGCCGTGACCTCGCGGACTGGGACAGGGGTCACATGGCGTCGTGGAGGGCGCGCAGGCGTGCCGCGATCTGGCCGAGTTCCGCCGCCCCGGAGGCGACGTCGATGACCAGGTCGTACGCGACGTCCTGATCGACCCCGGCGAGGTCGACGTCGTTGACGGCGAGGAAGGTGGCGGCGGCCAGCCAGGCCGTGCGCTTGTTGCCGTCGACGAAGGGGTGGTTCGTGGCGATGGCGTGCAGCAGGGCGCCCGCCTGCTCGTACACGTCCTCGTACGCCTCGAACCCGAACATCCGGGCGCGCGGCCGGTGCACCGCGGACTCCAGCAGCCCGGGCGCCCGCAGCTCGGGCTGCTCCCCGCCGCAGGCGAACCGGGCGAGGTCGGTGACCTCGGAGACGGTGAGGTGGCGGGTCATTCGCCGAGCCTCCTCAGCAGCGGGGCATGGTGCAGGGCGAGCCGCATCGCGGCCGCGCGGACCATGGCCGCTTCGACCCGGAGATAGCGGCGCACCGCCTCCTGTGCGACCCCGTCCGTGGTCCGCCCCTGGGCGTCGGCGAGGTCTGCGAGGGCAGCCGACTCGGCGTCGGTGAGCGTGATGGCCAGGGCGTTCATGCACGGAGAGTAGTGGTCGCGCGCCAGGGGAGTCACCCGGTTTCCGCGCCTGGGCGCACGGCCGGGCGGCGTCTCCCTGGTGTGAACCGCCCTCGCAGAGAGATCCCCATGAGCCCAGGACGGGCGGTGCGGTCGCCTCATGGTCGGCATCCGTGACGGCGGGGGTACGGCGACCAGCCCCGGACCGGCGGTCCAGCGCGTCGGCCGCGCCCGCCACGGCACCCCTGGTCCGTCACGTCACGCCATGCTCGTGCCCGGCGCCTTCAGCCTCGTCGCCACCCACGCCCCCACCAGCGCCACTGCGGCCATCGGGAGGAACACCGCCGCGAAGGCCGCCGGGTGGGAGCCGGACGTGGACACGTGCGTGGCGCCCACCGCGCCGCCGCCCAGGGCGGCGAAGGCCGCGCCGCCCGCGGCGAGGAGGACGACGTTGGAAAAGCCGTCGGAGATCTGGAGGGCCGCGGAGTTCGCGCCGGCTTCCTCCGGCGGGGACAGCTTCAGCAGCAGCACGCTCGTCTGGGAGATCACCAGGCCCATGCCGAAGCAGCACACGGTCCAGGCAGCGGCCACGATCCAGACCGGAACCGCGTCGATCATGACGCTCGGCACGGTCGCGATGGACGCCGCGGCCATCAGCATGCCCAGCACCGTCAGCCGCTCCCGGTAGGGCTCGAACCGGGGCCGTGCCTGTGCGTACGAACCGAGGGCCCAGGACGCGCCGCCGACCGCGAGGGACAAGCCGGCCATCGTCGGGGAGAGCCCGCGCTCGCTCACCAGCATCAACGGTACGAAGCTCTCCGCGGCGATGAACGATCCCGCCGAAAGGCCACGCAGGAGCACGACCGACGGCAGTCCCCGCGCCGCCCGGTACGTACCGCGCGGCAGCAGCCCGCGGACCGCGGGCACGAGCAGCGCGACGCCCGCGGCCGCCGGGAGCAGGGAGAGCCAGCGCAGCTCCTGTCCGGCGTACTGAAGCAGCCCGGCCCCGACCGAGATCCCCAGGGCCAGCCCGATCTGCCGCCGGTCGAAGGGTTCGACGGGGGCCTGCGGATCCGCCGGGCCGGACGCCATCCGCCGGATCGCGGGCAGCGCGATCGCCAGGGGGAGGACGACCAGGACCGGGATGCCGATGAAAACCCAGCGCCAGCCGAGGTGCTCCGTGATGGTCCCGGCCGCAAGCGGTCCCACGACGGACGGGACCACCCAGCTCGCCGCGAAGGCCGCCATGATCGAGGGGCGCAGCCGCTCGGGGTAGGCCCGGCCGACGACGACGTACAGTGCGACGATCACCAGCCCGCCGCCGAGCCCCTGGACCGCCCGGCCGAGGATGAAGAGCCACATCGAGCTCGCGGTGCCGGACACCAGCAGTCCGGCCGCGAACGCGCCGATGCCGACGGCGAGCCCCCCGAGCGGCCCGCGCCGGTCGGCCCACTGCCCGGCCACGACCATGCCGAAGAGGCTGGTGGTGAAGTACGAGGAGAAGGCGAAGGCGTAGAGCGGCACCCCGTGCAGCTCGCGCGCGGCGACCGGCATCGCGGTGCCGACCGCGGTCGCCTCGAAGGCGATCAGC includes these proteins:
- a CDS encoding DUF2191 domain-containing protein, whose protein sequence is MRTTVDLPEDLLQEAKLRAARKRVTVSAVIEDAMRMAFARDAPAATNIVTLPTYGEGGLRPGVSLDDNSALLDIMEGIE
- a CDS encoding IclR family transcriptional regulator encodes the protein MTAETSQTLDRGLRVLKLLADTDHGLTVTELSNRLGVNRTVVYRLLATLEQHALVRRDLGGRARVGLGVLRLGRQVHPLVREAALPALRSLAEDIGATAHLTLVDGADALAVAVVEPTWTDYHVAYRAGFRHPLDRGAAGKAILEARQGALSSQGYTLTHGELEAGASGAAAPLLGVTGVEGSVGVVMLADAVPERVGRRVVDAAREVADALR
- a CDS encoding MFS transporter, with translation MRSTLRVVSLFGGFALLGALLYGAFGDRVLRRAVFAGAFLLSGAPRFVVAALTDGTLPLAVTMAIGGLDAGVLNPILTTVVHEHVPEELRSRVSGVTTAGCEPAMPLGGLDAGLPADRAGLTAALLTLGGVYLLTRLSSLVFPSWRAMDVSGAGPGRPSGATRKRTPHPSAS
- a CDS encoding FAD-binding oxidoreductase, whose amino-acid sequence is MDDHLELLEQLRAGLPDEALITDPDVTASYAHDMASFCEAGAPAVVVLPRTVEQVQHIMRTATDLRVPVVPQGARTGLSGGANASDGCIVLSLVKMDRILEISPVDRIAVVEPGVVNAVLSRAVAEHGLYYPPDPSSWEQCTIGGNIGTASGGLCCVKYGVTAEYVLGLDVVLADGRLMRTGRRTAKGVAGYDLTRLFVGSEGSLGIVVRAVLALKPSPPQQLVLAAEFPSAAAACEAVCEIMARGHVPSLLELMDRTTVQAVNKLGHMGLPESTEALLLAAFDTPDPAADLAAVGELCTAAGATQVVPAEDAAESEMLLQARRMSLPAMETIKSATMIDDVCVPRSKLGAMLDGTAAIAARYGLTIGVCAHAGDGNTHPVVCFDAADEDESRRARESFDEIMALGLELGGTITGEHGVGVLKKEWLARELGPVGLEMQRAVKQTFDPLGILNPGKLF
- a CDS encoding YlbL family protein is translated as MLNRHTRLRTLAICAVPVVALLAVAGFAPLPFTVAQPGLTADVLGDVNGKPVITVSGAPVRKTSGQLRMTTIEATGPSENIDLGEVVDAWFRTDQAVMPRGSVYPSGGSDKAIEQHNLAEMKESQEDAAKAALSYLGEDPSKVKVELSLGDVGGPSAGLLFSLGIIDKLAGNGSGGDLTGGRVVAGTGTITADGTVGAVGGVPLKTQAARRDGATVFLVPKAECADAQVELPQGLQLIPVTTLKGAVSALESLQKGGPVPHC
- a CDS encoding type II toxin-antitoxin system VapC family toxin, which produces MIFCDVNVLVYAFRRDTEDHQAHHAWLQDRLNGDEPVAINSVVASGFVRVVTHPRIFPNPAPTAVALDFLDAMRQSPVAVPLREGPRHWEIFDRLCRKVGARGNLVPDTYLAALAIESGSTLYSCDRGFARFPGLRFTHPLDA
- a CDS encoding Lrp/AsnC family transcriptional regulator; amino-acid sequence: MTIERPVRVIDHLDARLIVLLAREPRIGVLEASRRLGVARGTVQARLDRLQSNGVIRGFGPQVDPAALGYPVTAFATLEIKQGQGADVRAHLATVPEVLELHTTTGHGDMLCRLVARSNADLQRVIDRVVGFEGIVRASTAIVMENPVPLRIIPLVEAAAEVED
- a CDS encoding tetratricopeptide repeat protein, which gives rise to MDDAMDRQQRRAERAVKRVALGSLTGAVLLSGALVYVPWPWLNGPPPPAPGPAGRAMAAADTGAPASPADLSALIKERGAWLRRHPEDDAAWAVLGSAYVERGRATADSTDYPKAESALRRSLAVRPAETGNTAALLGLAALANARHDFGAARKWAEEVREREPERWTVYPVLVEAYSGLGDYKNAGTALEKLKKLRPGSLARTVAARVYWDRGWREDASVAVGDAVAYADTPALEADCLRRLADLQWERGEPQDALVRYEAALRLDPALHQALAGRARALVALDRTDEALRVYGELVAKTPLPEYLLELGELYEARGADDDALAQYRLLRDRLSRDAAQGVNQALVLGLFEADHGDSAEAVRQLKAEWNRHKSIDVADALGWALHRNGDDKQAVPFARKATEQGRRSALFAYHRGEIERTLGLDGPARSHLAEATRTNPYFSPLRARAIEYALAALGDPPPGGPEEIDPPWWAPQYQPVQKPRKPAKPGKPGKPSKRAEPTKPAEPTKPAEPAKPADPTALPKPGVSPPAAPAPKPGAGSPGQAGSSSSGAVDAADQPGDGEPKDGDHGPGHEELQH
- the hppD gene encoding 4-hydroxyphenylpyruvate dioxygenase, whose amino-acid sequence is MTIDPTPTTAREADPFPVKGMDAVVFAVGNAKQAAHYYSTAFGMKLVAYSGPETGSRETAGYVLTNGSARFVFTSVIKASSDWGRFLADHVAEHGDGVIDLAIEVPDARAAYAYAVEHGARGIAEPYEVKDENGTVVLAAIATYGQTRHTLVDRSGYDGPYLPGFVPASPIVEPPAKRTFQAIDHCVGNVELGRMNEWVGFYNKVMGFTNMKEFVGDDIATEYSALMSKVVADGTLKVKFPINEPAIAKKKSQIDEYLEFYGGAGVQHVALATNDIVETVRTMRAAGVQFLDTPDSYYDTLGEWVGDTRVPVETLRELKILADRDEDGYLLQIFTKPVQDRPTVFFELIERHGSMGFGKGNFKALFEAIEREQAKRGNL